In Candidatus Hydrogenedens sp., the following are encoded in one genomic region:
- a CDS encoding methyltransferase domain-containing protein → MDTMKEHFEEEAKEYDRIVLNLIPHYEEMIEALLLTIPYEKGLPIHIIDVGCGTGTVAKRVKEKFPNAKITCLDFAENMINLAKAKMAGYQDVSYILCDFSEFEFDKKYHVVISSLSLHHLGKDKKQFYQKVFMNLTDGGVFYNADVVIGSNEYLEDLYMSNWKEFMARTIPNDEINKKWLGRHHKEGNPEKLMSHLKWLEEVGFTDIDVVWKYYKYAVFGGSKKGK, encoded by the coding sequence ATGGATACAATGAAGGAACACTTTGAAGAAGAAGCAAAAGAATATGACAGGATTGTGTTGAATTTAATCCCCCATTATGAAGAGATGATTGAGGCATTATTATTAACTATTCCTTATGAGAAGGGACTACCTATTCATATAATTGATGTTGGTTGTGGAACAGGCACAGTAGCAAAAAGGGTGAAAGAAAAATTTCCTAACGCAAAGATAACCTGCCTTGATTTCGCAGAGAATATGATTAACCTGGCAAAGGCAAAAATGGCGGGTTATCAGGATGTCTCGTATATACTTTGTGATTTTTCTGAATTTGAGTTTGATAAAAAGTATCATGTTGTTATTTCGTCATTATCCTTACATCATTTGGGAAAAGACAAAAAACAATTTTATCAAAAAGTGTTTATGAACCTTACAGATGGCGGTGTGTTTTATAATGCGGATGTTGTTATAGGTTCCAATGAATACCTTGAAGATTTATATATGTCCAACTGGAAGGAGTTTATGGCTCGAACAATTCCGAATGATGAAATCAACAAGAAATGGTTAGGCAGACACCATAAAGAAGGAAATCCTGAAAAGTTAATGTCCCATCTTAAATGGCTTGAAGAAGTAGGTTTTACGGATATTGATGTCGTCTGGAAATATTATAAATATGCTGTATTTGGAGGTAGCAAAAAAGGAAAGTAA